A genomic window from Glycine max cultivar Williams 82 chromosome 17, Glycine_max_v4.0, whole genome shotgun sequence includes:
- the LOC100789982 gene encoding lon protease homolog 2, peroxisomal, whose translation MAESVELPSRLAILPFRNKVLLPGAIIRIRCTSPTSVKLVEQELWQREEKGLIGILPVRDVVEIKPVGPTVSEGADSTNQNSKVQGGSLDSRKLDTKKQNDVVHWHNRGVAARPLHLSRGVEKPSGRVTYTVVLEGLCRFSVQELSTRGIYHTARITSLEMTKTELEQVEQDPDFIMLSRQFKATAMELISILELKQKTGGRTKVLLDNVPVHKLADIFVASFEISFEEQLSMLDSVDPKVRLSKATELVDRHLQSIRVAEKITQKVEGQLSKSQKEFLLRQQIRAIKEELGDNDDDEDDLAALERKMQSAGMPQNIWKHAHRELRRLKKMQPQQPGYNSSRVYLELISDLPWQKASEEIELDLRAAQKRLDSDHYGLVKVKQRIIEYLAVRKLKPDARGPVLCFVGPPGVGKTSLASSIAAALGRKFVRISLGGVKDEADIRGHRRTYVGSMPGRLIDGLKRVAVCNPVMLLDEVDKTGSDIRGDPASALLEVLDPEQNKSFNDHYLNVPFDLSKVVFVATANRLQPIPPPLRDRMEIIELPGYTPEEKLHIAMRHLIPRVLDQHGLSSEFLQIPEAMVKLVIQRYTREAGVRNLERNLAALARAAAVIVLEQEQVVPLNKGMQGLATPLVENRLADGTEVEMEVIPMGVNSRDISSTFRIASPLVVDETMLEKVLGPPRFDGREAAERVATPGVSVGLVWTAFGGEVQFVEATAMVGKGELHLTGQLGDVIKESAQIALTWVRARATDLRLAATEGFNILEGRDVHIHFPAGAVPKDGPSAGVTLVTALVSLFSQQRVRSDTAMTGEMTLRGLVLPVGGVKDKILAAHRYGIKRVILPERNLKDLVEVPSSVLSNLEVLLAKRVEDVLEHAFDGGCPWRQHSKL comes from the exons ATGGCTGAATCGGTGGAGCTTCCGAGTCGCTTGGCGATTCTCCCCTTTCGGAACAAGGTCCTCTTGCCCGGCGCCATAATCAGAATCCGCTGCACTTCCCCCACCAG TGTGAAGTTGGTGGAACAAGAGCTTTGGCAGCGAGAAGAGAAGGGGTTGATTGGCATCCTGCCGGTGCGTGATGTTGTTGAAATTAAGCCAGTGGGTCCCACTGTATCTGAAG GAGCTGATTCAACAAATCAGAACTCAAAAGTTCAAGGCGGTTCATTGGATTCTCGTAAGCTTGATACAAAAAAGCAGAATGATGTTGTTCATTGGCATAACAG GGGGGTAGCTGCCCGACCATTACATTTATCCAGGGGAGTGGAGAAACCAAGTGGGAGGGTCACATACACAGTTGTTCTTGAAGGTTTATGCAGATTTAGTGTCCAGGAACTGAGCACAAGAGGAATATACCATACTGCGAGGATAACTTCCCTTGAAATGACTAAGACTG AACTGGAACAAGTGGAGCAAGACCCAGATTTCATAATGTTGTCTCGCCAATTTAAAGCTACTGCAATGGAGCTTATTTCTATTTTGGAGCTG AAACAAAAAACTGGTGGAAGGACAAAAGTCCTTTTGGACAACGTTCCAGTTCACAAGTTGGCTGATATATTTGTTGCTAGTTTTGAGATAAGTTTTGAAGAACAATTATCTATGCTGGATTCAGTTGACCCTAAAGTGAGGCTTTCAAAAGCAACTGAGTTAGTTGACAGGCATTTACAG TCGATACGTGTAGCTGAGAAAATTACACAAAAGGTTGAAGGACAATTGTCAAAATCTCAAAAAGAATTTCTTTTGCGCCAGCAG ataagGGCTATAAAAGAGGAACTTggtgataatgatgatgatgaggatgACCTGGCTGCCCTTGAAAGAAAGATGCAAAGTGCAGGAATGCCTCAGAATATATGGAAACATGCACATAGAGAGTTGAG GAGGCTTAAAAAAATGCAGCCTCAGCAACCAGGGTATAACAGTTCAAGGGTTTACCTAGAGCTTATCTCTGATCTTCCCTGGCAGAAGGCCAGTGAAGAAATTGAACTGGACTTGAGAGCTGCACAGAAACGGCTGGATAGTGATCACTATGGTTTAGTGAAGGTTAAGCAACGGATAATTGAATACCTGGCGGTTCGCAAG CTTAAACCAGATGCAAGGGGTCCTGTGTTGTGCTTTGTTGGACCACCAGGTGTTGGGAAAACATCATTGGCATCTTCTATTGCTGCTGCTTTGGGAAGAAAATTTGTACGCATATCCCTTGGTGGAGTCAAGGATGAGGCTGATATTAGAGGACATAGGAGAACATATGTTGGAAGCATGCCTGGGAGGCTTATAGATGGATTAAAG AGAGTAGCTGTTTGCAATCCTGTCATGTTGCTTGATGAAGTTGACAAGACAGGTTCTGATATTCGTGGAGATCCAGCTTCAGCATTGCTAGAGGTTCTTGATCCAGAACAAAATAAATCGTTCAATGATCA CTATTTGAATGTTCCGTTTGATCTATCCAAGGTAGTTTTTGTGGCTACAGCAAATAGGTTGCAACCCATTCCTCCACCACTTCGTGATAGGATGGAAATAATTGAGCTTCCTGGATATACACCTGAGGAAAAGCTCCACATTGCTATGCGGCATTTGATTCCAAGAGTTTTAGACCAGCATGGATTGAGTTCTGAGTTTCTTCAGATTCCTGAG GCAATGGTGAAGCTTGTCATTCAGAGATATACTAGGGAAGCTGGTGTGCGAAACTTAGAGAGAAATCTAGCTGCCTTGGCTCGAGCTGCTGCAGTAATAGTTTTAGAGCAAGAACAAGTAGTTCCATTAAACAAAGGGATGCAGGGACTTGCTACACCACTTGTGGAAAACAGACTTGCTGATGGGACTGAAGTTGAAATGGAAGTGATACCAATGGGTGTCAATAGTCGGGACATCTCAAGCACGTTTAGGATTGCCTCTCCATTGGTTGTTGACGAAACTATGCTTGAAAAAGTGCTTGGG CCCCCAAGATTTGATGGCAGAGAAGCTGCAGAACGTGTGGCTACCCCTGGGGTCTCTGTTGGGCTAGTTTGGACTGCTTTTGGTGGAGAAGTTCAGTTTGTGGAGGCTACAGCTATGGTTGGGAAGGGTGAACTGCATCTCACTGGACAACTTGGTGATGTAATAAAAGAATCAGCTCAGATTGCACTGACATGG GTAAGGGCAAGGGCTACTGATCTTAGGCTTGCTGCTACAGAAGGATTTAATATTTTGGAGGGCCGTGATGTACACATACATTTTCCTGCGGGTGCTGTACCTAAAGATGGGCCCTCAGCAGGTGTGACTTTGGTCACAGCACTGGTATCACTTTTCAGTCAGCAAAGGGTGAGATCAGACACGGCTATGACCGGAGAGATGACATTGAGGGGTCTTGTTCTACCTGTTGGTGGTGTCAAGGATAAG ATATTAGCTGCACATCGTTATGGTATTAAGAGAGTTATTCTGCCTGAAAGGAACTTGAAGGACTTGGTTGAAGTACCATCGTCAGTGCTATCCAATTTGGAG GTCCTGCTTGCTAAACGAGTGGAAGATGTGTTAGAGCATGCTTTCGATGGTGGGTGCCCTTGGAGGCAGCACTCAAAGTTATAG
- the LOC100526920 gene encoding uncharacterized protein LOC100526920 encodes MGSENKEAPGGELNNSSPSPSSSHAWKSRIVIPTLLAGVAGAGAGLISKHRRTLGLATVCSNYAVNFTIVTGCYCGAREFVAATRKTGPDDILNSAVAGFGTGALLGRLQGGQLGAIRYSVMFAVVGTTADFAILKLKDALRDHTKTIYQHIENSKKSGTWLKLPEWFPIQVLDEEALAAKRAQEEQFLQQRARIRSLREEES; translated from the exons ATGGGTTCTGAGAACAAAGAAGCCCCAGGTGGAGAACTTAACAATTCGTCTCCTTCGCCCTCTTCTTCTCATGCTTGGAAAAGTCGAATCGTTATTCCAACCCTTCTCGCAG GAGTTGCTGGTGCTGGAGCTGGGTTGATTTCAAAGCATCGAAGAACTCTTGGTCTTGCTACTGTGTGTTCTAACTATGCTGTGAATTTCACCATTGTCACCGGGTGCTATTGTG GGGCACGCGAATTTGTGGCTGCAACTAGAAAAACGGGACCTGATGACATATTGAATTCTGCAGTAGCTGGATTTGGAACTGGTGCTCTTCTAGGGCGTCTCCAAG GTGGTCAACTTGGTGCAATCCGGTACTCTGTCATGTTTGCTGTTGTGGGGACAACAGCAGATTTTGCTATACTGAAACTGAAGGATGCTTTGAGAGATCACACTAAAACAATATACCAACACATTGAGAATTCAAAGAAGAGTGGAACTTGGTTAAAATTGCCGGAATGGTTCCCAATCCAAGTACTTGACGAGGAAGCTCTTGCTGCAAAACGTGCTCAAGAAGAGCAGTTCCTTCAGCAGAGGGCAAGGATTCGCAGCCTAAGGGAAGAAGAATCTTGA
- the LOC100817110 gene encoding putative invertase inhibitor, whose product MKFAYNLVMIFFIFLFQYSNGSNLILQSCKEASKNDPNLSYDFCVASLEEALSKCHPPPTNLEDLVGMSINLSKSNVTNMVSIISNLLKNKTFDQYTKACLKDCFDLYSDSLSALDDAVVAFKSKDLDTAGINLSASLDNSVTCEDQFKDKKGETSPITKENNVYFQLNVISLAFIQMFRQHY is encoded by the coding sequence ATGAAATTCGCTTATAACCTAGTgatgattttctttatctttctctttcaaTACTCAAACGGCTCCAACCTTATCCTTCAATCATGCAAAGAGGCCTCAAAGAATGATCCAAATTTGAGCTATGATTTCTGTGTTGCATCCCTTGAAGAAGCCTTATCCAAGTGTCACCCACCACCCACCAACCTTGAAGACCTTGTGGGCATGTCAATTAATCTATCCAAATCCAACGTAACCAACATGGTTTCCATCATTTCAAACCTATTGAAGAACAAAACTTTTGATCAATACACTAAGGCTTGCCTAAAAGATTGCTTCGATCTTTACTCGGATTCGCTTTCGGCTTTAGATGATGCTGTGGTTGCTTTCAAGTCCAAGGATTTGGACACGGCTGGTATAAACTTGAGTGCTTCCTTGGATAATTCTGTTACATGTGAAGATCAATTCAAGGATAAGAAAGGTGAAACTTCTCCTATAACAAAGGAGAACAACGTGTACTTCCAACTCAATGTAATATCTCTAGCCTTCATCCAAATGTTTCGTCAACATTATTGA